A stretch of the Actinomycetota bacterium genome encodes the following:
- a CDS encoding MerR family transcriptional regulator produces MRYRVEQLAATCEVSVDTVRYYQSRGLLAAPEREGRVAWYGPEHVERIAQIRSLQRKGLTLAAIRRVVSGELGPADADLAAAVSSALGEAGDPTVNADTEADGSLTLEEFSAASGVPASLVQAVEREGIRLGRRVDGEDRYTTADIEVVRTALRLLEFGLPLPDLLGLARDADAAMRGLAVRAVALFDEHVRKPIRDTAGDDERAAEQMVEAFRELLPAVTTLVSHHFRRVLLETAEAQIEEPATIEGRP; encoded by the coding sequence GTGAGGTATCGCGTGGAACAGCTGGCCGCGACCTGCGAGGTGTCGGTCGACACCGTCCGCTACTACCAATCGCGCGGGCTGCTCGCCGCCCCCGAGCGGGAAGGGCGGGTGGCTTGGTACGGCCCCGAGCACGTGGAGCGCATCGCCCAGATCCGCTCGCTGCAACGCAAGGGGCTCACGCTCGCCGCGATCCGACGGGTGGTCTCCGGCGAGCTGGGTCCCGCCGACGCAGACCTCGCGGCGGCCGTGTCGTCGGCCCTCGGGGAGGCGGGCGATCCCACCGTGAACGCCGACACCGAGGCGGACGGTTCGCTCACCCTCGAGGAGTTCTCTGCGGCGAGCGGCGTGCCCGCGTCCTTGGTCCAGGCGGTCGAGCGCGAGGGCATCCGGCTCGGCCGCCGAGTCGACGGTGAGGACCGATACACCACGGCCGACATCGAGGTCGTACGCACGGCGCTGCGTCTGCTCGAGTTCGGCTTGCCGCTGCCCGACCTGCTGGGGCTCGCCCGCGACGCCGACGCGGCGATGCGAGGTCTGGCCGTTCGTGCCGTGGCCCTGTTCGATGAGCACGTCCGCAAGCCGATCCGCGACACGGCCGGCGACGACGAGCGGGCGGCCGAGCAGATGGTCGAAGCCTTCCGCGAGCTGCTGCCGGCGGTGACGACGCTCGTGTCGCACCACTTCCGCCGCGTCCTGCTCGAGACCGCGGAGGCCCAGATCGAGGAGCCGGCCACGATCGAGGGGCGTCCGTGA
- a CDS encoding ubiquinone/menaquinone biosynthesis methyltransferase, protein MTAPLPQGEEKRRAVRRLFDSISPRYDLVNRVMTFGMDVGWRRTAVAALRLPGRSFVADLACGTGDLCRELERRGYRAVGFDFSHGMLVNARTDAPLVEADVLQLPIADRGVDAVTCGFALRNVVSLGGFFRELGRIVRPGGRIVLLDASEPDNRVVRAGHGLYFNRVVPMIGGTLSNKTAYSYLPKSMAYLPPAAEMLSMLREAGFPDVQRRQLSGGLTQLFVGTRS, encoded by the coding sequence GTGACCGCGCCGCTGCCGCAGGGGGAGGAGAAGCGCCGCGCAGTCCGACGGCTGTTCGACTCGATCTCGCCACGGTACGACCTCGTGAACAGGGTGATGACGTTCGGCATGGACGTCGGGTGGCGGCGCACGGCCGTCGCGGCGCTGCGGCTTCCCGGCCGGTCGTTCGTGGCGGACCTCGCATGCGGCACCGGCGACCTCTGTCGTGAGCTGGAACGCCGCGGGTACCGGGCGGTCGGGTTCGACTTCTCCCACGGCATGCTCGTGAACGCTCGCACCGACGCACCGCTCGTGGAGGCCGACGTCCTGCAGCTGCCGATCGCCGATCGGGGGGTGGACGCCGTCACCTGCGGGTTCGCCCTGCGCAACGTGGTATCGCTCGGGGGGTTCTTCCGGGAGCTCGGACGCATCGTGCGACCGGGCGGACGCATCGTGCTGCTCGACGCGAGCGAGCCAGACAATCGCGTCGTGCGTGCGGGCCACGGCCTCTACTTCAACCGGGTCGTGCCGATGATCGGCGGCACGCTCTCGAACAAGACCGCCTACTCGTACCTGCCGAAGTCGATGGCCTACCTGCCGCCGGCGGCGGAGATGCTCTCGATGCTGCGTGAGGCCGGCTTCCCGGATGTGCAGCGGCGACAGCTCTCGGGCGGGCTCACGCAGCTCTTCGTGGGCACCCGGTCGTGA
- a CDS encoding isochorismate synthase: protein MSGSVYAKPLGAAFDLLAAYASPDGFYFERKGLGVATASLDGALEIGPASDVSALARAVAVALREVGDVHGVTPLAVGALPFAATPASLWIPRRTVIRTDDGETWLLDLAGDGDQAPAFRPERVIGELPHEAFRPVQLSEEPPGPVYAEAVRSAVDLIDAGALEKVVLARTLCVDAGRALDARRLLHRLRAVEPHCYTFAAPTRQGPPSSVAGTNTDVPAQSREGSSIRLRPLVGASPELLVSRRGDRVRSMPLAGTAPRSGDPDEDLANAEALAASAKDREEHAIVVAAVADVLGGFCDDLTFDAEPVLEPTANVWHLATRFEGTLRDRSVTALDLVAELHPTPAVCGTPETAARSCIDRSEGFDRGAYAGPVGWVDVRGDGDWAIALRCAELDGARATLYAGAGIVGGSDPASELEETDRKFRAFLDSLRWG, encoded by the coding sequence GTGAGCGGGTCGGTGTACGCGAAGCCGCTGGGCGCCGCGTTCGACCTGCTGGCGGCATACGCGTCGCCGGACGGCTTCTACTTCGAGCGGAAGGGCCTCGGTGTCGCGACCGCCTCGCTCGACGGCGCGCTCGAGATCGGCCCCGCATCGGACGTATCGGCGTTGGCTCGAGCGGTCGCGGTGGCCTTGCGGGAGGTCGGCGACGTCCACGGTGTCACGCCCCTCGCGGTCGGAGCGCTGCCGTTCGCGGCAACTCCAGCGTCCTTGTGGATACCCCGGCGCACGGTGATCCGCACGGACGACGGGGAAACGTGGCTGCTCGACCTCGCGGGCGATGGCGACCAGGCACCCGCGTTCCGGCCGGAGCGGGTGATCGGCGAGCTTCCGCACGAGGCGTTCCGGCCCGTGCAGCTGAGCGAGGAGCCGCCGGGTCCGGTCTACGCCGAGGCCGTGCGTTCCGCCGTGGATCTGATCGATGCGGGCGCACTCGAGAAGGTGGTGCTCGCGCGAACCCTGTGCGTCGACGCCGGCCGGGCGCTCGATGCCCGGCGGTTGCTGCATCGTCTCCGCGCGGTCGAGCCTCACTGCTACACCTTCGCCGCGCCGACACGGCAAGGACCTCCGTCTTCCGTCGCTGGCACCAACACGGACGTCCCTGCTCAGTCGCGCGAAGGATCGTCGATCCGCCTCCGTCCCCTGGTCGGCGCGAGCCCGGAGCTGCTGGTCTCTCGTCGAGGAGATCGTGTGCGCTCGATGCCGTTGGCGGGAACGGCTCCCCGCTCAGGCGACCCCGACGAGGACCTCGCGAACGCCGAGGCGCTCGCGGCGTCGGCGAAGGACCGGGAGGAGCACGCGATCGTCGTCGCCGCGGTCGCCGACGTGCTCGGAGGCTTCTGCGACGACCTCACCTTCGACGCCGAGCCCGTGCTCGAGCCCACCGCCAACGTGTGGCACCTGGCGACGCGGTTCGAAGGGACGCTCCGTGACCGGTCGGTGACCGCGCTCGACCTCGTCGCCGAACTGCATCCGACCCCTGCCGTATGCGGCACGCCCGAGACGGCTGCCCGGTCATGCATCGATCGGTCGGAAGGCTTCGACCGCGGGGCCTACGCGGGGCCGGTGGGGTGGGTGGACGTTCGAGGTGACGGCGACTGGGCGATCGCGCTCCGCTGCGCCGAACTCGACGGCGCGCGAGCCACGCTCTACGCCGGCGCCGGCATCGTGGGGGGGTCGGATCCGGCGAGCGAGCTCGAGGAGACCGATCGCAAGTTCCGCGCGTTCCTCGACTCGCTGCGCTGGGGCTGA